A window of the Gossypium hirsutum isolate 1008001.06 chromosome A05, Gossypium_hirsutum_v2.1, whole genome shotgun sequence genome harbors these coding sequences:
- the LOC107959889 gene encoding beta-hexosaminidase 1, whose amino-acid sequence MLPFSQNSHYKLSFLVLLLWVSRLVDSKSGFELDDSLTYLWPLPSEFTSGNQTLTVDPTLSFSALGKGGNSKILIEGFERYKKIIFKHVSGISLFDKSRGIRSVYDISELRVIVNSDSEELQLGVDESYTLFVAKKDGKSIVGEATIEANTVYGALRGLETFSQLCAFDYETKSVQIYKAPWYIKDKPRFAFRGLMLDTSRHYLPIDVIKQIIESMSYAKLNVLHWHIIDEESFPLEVPSYPKLWNGAYTKWERYTIEDASEIVSFAKMRGIHIMAEVDVPGHAESWGAGYPDLWPSSTCREPLDVSKNFTFDLISGILSDMRKIFPFELFHLGGDEVHTDCWTSTPHIKQWLKDQNMTAKDAYQYFVLKAQEIAISKNWTPVNWEETFNSFPSKLNPRTIVHNWLGSGVCPRAVAKGYRCIFSNQGAWYLDHLDVPWNEVYSAEPLEGINNVSEQNLVLGGEVCMWGETADTSDVQQTIWPRAAAAAERLWSKREAVSARNITLAILPRLHYFRCLLNRRGVQAAPVTNKYARQPPFVAGSCYEQ is encoded by the exons ATGCTACCATTTTCTCAAAATTCTCACTATAAACTGAGTTTCTTGGTATTATTATTATGGGTTTCTCGCCTTGTTGATTCAAAGTCTGGGTTTGAGTTAGATGATTCGTTGACTTATCTTTGGCCTTTGCCATCTGAGTTCACTTCTGGCAATCAAACCTTGACCGTGGACCCAACTTTATCTTTCTCTGCCTTAGGAAAAGGAGGGAACTCCAAGATTTTGATTGAAGGATTTGAGAGATATAAGAAGATTATATTCAAACATGTTTCTGGGATTTCACTTTTTGATAAATCGAGAGGGATAAGATCTGTTTATGATATTAGTGAATTGAGAGTCATTGTGAATTCCGACAGTGAAGAG CTTCAATTGGGTGTGGATGAAAGTTATACTTTGTTTGTGGCAAAGAAAGATGGGAAATCTATTGTTGGAGAAGCCACAATTGAG GCAAATACTGTTTATGGTGCCTTAAGAGGGTTGGAG ACATTCAGCCAATTGTGTGCTTTTGATTACGAGACTAAGTCGGTGCAAATATACAAAGCACCATGGTACATAAAAGATAAGCCAAGGTTTGCGTTTCGTGGGCTTATGCTTG ATACATCAAGGCACTATTTACCGATTGATGTCATTAAGCAGATAATTGAATCTATGTCTTATGCCAAACTT AATGTCCTTCATTGGCACATCATAGATGAAGAGTCATTTCCTCTAGAAGTACCTTCATATCCAAAATTGTGGAATGGTGCTTATACAAAATGGGAACGCTATACAATTGAGGATGCGAGTGAAATTGTTAG CTTTGCCAAAATGAGAG GCATCCATATAATGGCAGAAGTAGATGTTCCTGGGCATGCAGAGTCATG GGGAGCTGGGTACCCTGATCTTTGGCCTTCTTCTACCTGCAGAGAACCACTTGacgtttcaaaaaattttacttttgatttGATTTCTGGCATTCTATCAG ATATGAGAAAAATTTTCCCATTTGAGCTTTTCCACTTGGGTGGAGATGAGGTTCATACAG ATTGCTGGACCTCTACTCCACACATAAAGCAGTG GCTCAAAGACCAAAACATGACTGCTAAAGATGCTTATCAATATTTTGTACTCAAGGCTCAAGAAATCGCAATCTCAAAAAACTGGACGCCTGTCAACTG GGAAGAAACCTTCAATTCTTTTCCGTCAAAGCTTAATCCACGAACTATTGTGCACAACTG GTTGGGTTCCGGGGTTTGTCCAAGGGCTGTTGCGAAAGGATACAGATGCattttcagcaatcaaggtgCTTGGTATCTTGACCATCTGGATGTTCCTTGGAATGAAGTCTATAGTGCAGAGCCACTAGAAGGAATAAATAATGTGTCCGAGCAAAATCTTGTTCTAGGAGGTGAAGTTTGCATGTGGGGCGAGACAGCTGATACATCAGATGTTCAGCAAACAATATGGCCTCGAGCTGCTGCTGCAGCAG AGCGATTATGGAGCAAAAGGGAGGCTGTATCTGCACGAAACATTACCTTAGCCATATTACCCCGGCTTCATTACTTCAGATGCCTATTGAATAGGCGCGGGGTTCAAGCTGCTCCCGTCACAAACAAATACGCTCGACAACCTCCATTTGTTGCCGGATCATGCTACGAGCAATAG
- the LOC107959890 gene encoding protein-tyrosine-phosphatase MKP1 translates to MVGKEDPPASPRAPSCQLSGSRKMFWRSASWSSSRTSGQIPLTEDKDLGAGSNGNDGINNGQTRRFPPPPLTPRSQQNCKARSCLPPLQPLSIARRSLDEWPKAGSDDLGEWPQPPTPSGNKSGERLKLDLSSIQRNNDKNGGLVKRDKIAFFDKECSKVAEHIYLGGDAVAKDREILKKNGITHVLNCVGFVCPEYFKADFVYRTLWLQDSPSEDITSILYDVFDYFEDVRELGGRVFVHCCQGVSRSTSLVIAYLMWREGQSFDDAFQYVKAARGIADPNMGFACQLLQCQKRVHAFPLSPSSLLRMYRIAPHSPYDPLHLVPKMLNDPSPSGLDSRGAFIVHIPSAIYIWIGKNCESIMERDGRGAVCQIVRYERVQGPVIVIKEGEEPTYFWNAFSNFLPLMDKSGNKVELGESAIKICLGQRKVDAYNVDFEIFQKAIRGGFVPPFASSENEHETHLPARESSWSMLRRKFASGIMKDFVSAPKILLSRVYSDSMMVVHASSPSSASSSSSSSSSPPYLSPDSISSGCSTCSKYFSESSLDSPSAVSYSLPVSSTLSNYSNLSLISSRSSPHPKTNSSEIASVNLTSQPCSKSAFSPLKKVSPSLAERRGSLSKSLKLPVMSDSIRETNDRSCFLVKQDGVRIDTSSSCESDIEIVFDSKRGVRNGGDILVQGSGLKISPGRLANVGQRDSESTFVNSCCESPRNHSPQDGLLSAVPNRMEEIIPACTGVVQPLVCRWPSIEKMRNFTRSDLDSKSAFAIFLPTAAVDENKDRILYFWIGRSFHLEKKRSIQLDSSRVVGDREDIDWNQVAYDVLTKVGLPNDTPVKIVKEDEEPMEFLMLLRTL, encoded by the exons ATGGTGGGCAAAGAGGATCCTCCTGCTAGTCCTAGGGCTCCATCGTGCCAGCTTTCAGGCTCGCGAAAAATGTTTTGGCGTTCAGCTTCGTGGTCCTCTTCCAGGACGAGTGGTCAAATTCCCTTAACTGAGGACAAAGATCTAGGAGCAGGTTCCAATGGTAATGATGGTATTAATAATGGGCAAACTCGCCggtttcctcctcctcctttaactcctcgTTCTCAACAAAATTGTAAGGCCAGGTCATGTTTGCCACCTTTGCAGCCACTGTCAATTGCACGAAGGAGTTTGGATGAGTGGCCGAAAGCCGGTTCTGATGACCTTGGTGAGTGGCCACAACCGCCAACCCCAAGTGGGAACAAGAGTGGGGAGAGGTTAAAGCTTGATTTATCATCAATTCAGCGGAATAATGATAAGAATGGCGGGCTTGTAAAGAGGGATAAGATTGCTTTCTTTGATAAAGAATGCTCGAAAGTGGCAGAACATATTTATCTTGGTGGAGATGCTGTTGCAAAGGACAGGGAAATACTTAAAAAGAATGGTATTACTCATGTTCTAAATTGTGTTGGGTTTGTTTGTCCAGAGTATTTCAAGGCTGATTTTGTGTACAGAACTTTGTGGTTGCAAGATAGTCCATCGGAAGATATTACTAGCATACTTTATGatgtttttgattattttgaggaTGTTCGGGAACTGGGTGGAAGGGTTTTCGTTCATTGCTGCCAGGGGGTGTCGAGGTCCACATCGTTGGTGATAGCATATCTTATGTGGAGAGAGGGACAGAGTTTCGATGATGCCTTTCAGTATGTAAAGGCTGCAAGAGGAATTGCTGATCCAAATATGGGTTTCGCTTGCCAGTTGTTACAGTGCCAAAAGAGGGTCCATGCATTCCCTTTGAGCCCTAGTTCCTTGTTGAGGATGTATAGAATTGCACCTCATTCTCCTTATGATCCTTTGCACCTAGTCCCTAAAATGCTGAATGATCCATCTCCTTCGGGTCTAGACTCTCGAGGTGCATTTATTGTCCATATACCTTCTGCAATATATATTTGGATTGGTAAAAACTGTGAATCTATCATGGAAAGAGATGGGCGAGGTGCTGTTTGTCAGATTGTTCGGTATGAGAGAGTGCAGGGACCGGTAATAGTGATTAAGGAAGGAGAAGAACCAACTTATTTTTGGAATGCATTTTCAAACTTTCTACCACTGATGGATAAAtctgggaacaaagttgagttagGGGAGTCAGCAATTAAAATTTGCTTGggtcagaggaaagtggatgcatATAATGTTGATTTCGAGATTTTTCAGAAGGCTATAAGGGGTGGCTTTGTCCCTCCATTTGCTTCATCCGAGAATGAACATGAAACCCACCTTCCTGCAAGAGAAAGCAGTTGGAGTATGCTTCGCCGTAAGTTTGCCTCTGGCATAATGAAGGACTTTGTCTCGGCACCGAAGATATTACTCTCCAGGGTTTATTCAGATTCCATGATGGTAGTTCATGCATCATCACCGTCATCGGCATCATCCTCGTCGTCTTCTTCTTCCTCACCTCCTTATCTCTCTCCAGATTCCATCTCTTCTGGTTGCAGTACTTGTTCAAAGTACTTTTCTGAATCCTCTCTGGATTCACCTTCAGCTGTTTCGTATTCTCTTCCGGTTTCCTCGACTTTGTCTAACTATTCTAATTTGTCTCTCATTTCATCCCGAAGTTCTCCGCACCCCAAAACTAATAGCTCAGAAATTGCCAGTGTCAATCTCACTTCTCAACCTTGTTCAAAATCCGCATTTTCACCTCTAAAAAAGGTTTCACCTTCCCTTGCTGAACGCCGAGGTAGTTTGTCAAAGTCTCTCAAGCTGCCAGTGATGAGCGATAGTATAAGAGAAACAAATGATCGGTCTTGTTTTCTTGTTAAGCAAGATGGGGTTCGGATAGATACTAGCTCATCATGTGAATCAGATATTGAAATTGTCTTTGACTCCAAGCGTGGTGTTAGAAATGGTGGGGATATTTTGGTTCAAGGTTCTGGTTTGAAGATATCCCCAGGTAGACTAGCTAATGTTGGCCAACGTGATTCTGAATCTACTTTTGTTAATAGTTGTTGTGAAAGTCCAAGAAACCATTCTCCTCAGGATGGTCTCCTGTCTGCTGTTCCAAACAGGATGGAGGAAATTATTCCAGCTTGCACGGGTGTAGTTCAGCCTTTAGTATGCCGCTGGCCCAGTATAGAGAAGATGAGAAATTTTACTAGAAGTGATCTAGATTCAAAGTCTGCTTTTGCAATTTTTTTGCCGACTGCAGCCGTAGACGAAAACAAAGATAGGATTCTATATTTTTGGATAGGAAGATCCTTTCATcttgaaaaaaaaagatcaaTTCAACTAGATAGCAGCAGAGTGGTAGGGGATAGAGAAGATATTGACTGGAACCAAGTTGCTTATGATGTACTCACAAAAGTGGGTCTTCCGAATGATACCCCTGTTAAG ATTGTCAAAGAAGATGAAGAACCAATGGAATTTCTTATGTTGCTGAGGACATTGTAG
- the LOC121228976 gene encoding uncharacterized oxidoreductase At1g06690, chloroplastic, whose protein sequence is MAMNVSSACFSVLSCKKPNRIRAVASEDFATTAALKTDTEDKLKLGGSELKVTRLGIGAWSWGDTSYWNNFQWDDQKLKAAKAAFNGSLDCGITFFDTAEVYGSPLALGAENSETLLGSLAYIFFLTQVGCHIFVSGALIGKYKPENPPSGPRGRIYTPEFLTKLQPLLIRIKEIGGNYGKTPTQVVLNWLIAQENVVPIPGAKNAAQAKEFVGALGWRLSNEEVDELRSLASEISPVTGFPVEKL, encoded by the exons ATGGCCATGAATGTCAGCAGTGCCTGTTTCTCAGTTTTGAGTTGCAAGAAACCCAACCGAATAAGAGCGGTTGCTTCCGAGGATTTTGCCACTACCGCTGCTCTCAAAACAGATACAGAAGACAAATTGAAGTTAGGAGGATCGGAGCTCAAAGTGACAAGGCTCGGAATCGGAGCATGGTCTTGGGGTGACACCAGTTACTGGAACAACTTTCAATGGGATg ATCAGAAATTGAAGGCTGCTAAGGCTGCTTTCAATGGAAGTCTTGATTGCGGAATTACGTTTTTCGATACAGCTGAAGTTTATGGCTCTCCG CTCGCCTTAGGTGCTGAAAATTCTGAAACTCTACTGGGAAG TCTGgcatatatattctttttaacaCAAGTAGGGTGCCATATCTTTGTTTCAGGTGCCCTTATCGGGAAATATAAACCAGAAAATCCGCCATCTGGACCTAGAGGCCGGATTTACACTCCGGAGTTTTTAACTAAG CTCCAACCTCTCCTTATCAGAATTAAGGAAATAGGAGGGAACTATGGGAAAACTCCAACACAG GTGGTGCTCAACTGGTTAATAGCACAGGAGAATGTTGTGCCAATCCCAGGAGCCAAAAATGCTGCACAAGCTAAGGAATTTGTAGGTGCCCTTGGCTGGAGACTAAGCAACGAAGAAGTGGATGAGCTACGGTCACTGGCATCGGAGATAAGTCCTGTTACCGGTTTTCCTGTGGAGAAGCTGTAA
- the LOC107959892 gene encoding spliceosome-associated protein 130 A, with translation MYLYNLTLQQATGIVSAINGNFSGGKVQEIVVARGKILSLLRPDDLGKLQTLHSVEIFGCTRSLAQFRLTGAQKDYIVVGSDSGRIVILEYNKEKNVFDKVHQETFGKSGCRRIVPGQYLAIDPKGRAVMIGACEKQKLVYVLNRDTAARLTISSPLEAHKSHTIVYSICGVDCGFDNPIFASIELDYSEADQDSTGQAANEAQKHLTFYELDLGLNHVSRKWSEQVDNGANMLVTVPGGGDGPSGVLVCAENFVIYKNQGHPDVRAVIPRRADLPAERGVLIVSAATHKQKSMFFFLLQTEYGDIFKVTLEHGNEGVTELKIKYFDTIPVTASMCVLKTGFLFAASEFGNHALYQFQAIGDDPDVESSSSTLMETEEGFQPVFFQPRGLKNLVRIDQAESLMPIMDMKIANLFEEETPQIFSLCGRGPRSSLRILRPGLAISEMAVSQLPGVPSAVWTVKKNVSDAFDAYIVVSFANATLVLSIGETVEEVSDSGFLDTTPSLAVSLIGDDSLMQVHPNGIRHIREDGRINEWRTPGKRTIVKVGSNGLQVVIALSGGELIYFEVDMTGQLMEVEKHEMSGDVACLDIAPVPEGRQRSRFLAVGSYDNTIRILSLDPDDCMQILSVQSVSSPPESLLFLEVKASVGGEDGADHPANLFLNAGLQNGVLFRTVVDMVTGQLSDSRSRFLGLRAPKLFSVKVRGRPAILCLSSRPWLGYIHQGHFLLTPLSYETLEFAASFSSDQCAEGVVAVAGDALRVFTIERLGETFNETAIPLRYTPRRFVMQPKRKLLVIIESDQGSYTAEEREAARKECFEAAGMGENGNGNVNEMENGGDDEDKEDPLSDEQYGYPKAESNKWVSCIRILDPRTATTTCLLELQDSEAAFSVCTVNFHDKEYGALLAVGTAKGLQFWPKNSLVAGFIHIYRFLEDGRSLQLLHKTQVEGVPLALCQFQGRLLAGIGSVLRLYDLGKKRLLRKCENKLFPNTIVSIHTYRDRIYVGDIQESFHFCKYRRDENQLYTFADDVVPRWLTASYHIDFDTMAGADKFGNVYFVRLPQDVSDEIEEDPTGGKIKWEQGRLNGAPNKVEEIVQFHIGDVVTCLQKASLIPGGGECVLYGTVMGSLGALLPFTSRDDVDFFSHLEMHMRQEHPPLCGRDHMAYRSAYFPVKDVIDGDLCEQFPTLPLDLQRKIADELDRTPGEILKKLEEIRNKII, from the exons ATGTATCTCTACAACTTAACTCTTCAACAAGCCACCGGCATCGTCTCCGCCATAAACGGAAACTTCTCTGGCGGCAAAGTCCAAGAAATCGTCGTCGCTCGTGGCAAGATCCTTTCCCTTCTCCGTCCCGACGATCTCGGTAAGCTCCAAACACTTCACTCTGTCGAAATCTTTGGCTGCACACGTTCTTTAGCTCAATTCCGGCTAACCGGCGCCCAAAAGGACTATATTGTAGTAGGGTCGGATTCTGGTCGGATCGTTATCCTTGAATACAATAAAGAAAAGAACGTTTTTGATAAAGTTCACCAAGAAACTTTTGGGAAATCTGGATGTCGCCGGATTGTCCCGGGTCAGTACTTAGCTATTGACCCCAAAGGAAGAGCTGTAATGATTGGTGCTTGTGAGAAACAGaaattagtttatgttttaaatagaGATACTGCCGCTAGGTTAACCATTTCGTCGCCTTTAGAAGCTCATAAGTCACATACTATTGTTTATTCAATTTGTGGTGTTGATTGTGGCTTCGATAACCCTATTTTTGCTTCCATTGAATTGGATTACTCGGAGGCTGATCAGGATTCCACGGGACAGGCTGCTAATGAGGCGCAGAAGCATTTGACGTTTTATGAACTCGATTTAGGGCTTAACCATGTGTCTAGGAAGTGGTCAGAACAAGTTGATAATGGGGCAAATATGTTGGTCACGGTACCTGGTGGTGGTGATGGGCCGAGTGGGGTTTTGGTTTGTGCAGAAAACTTCGTTATTTATAAGAACCAGGGGCATCCGGATGTTAGGGCCGTCATTCCTAGACGGGCTGACTTGCCGGCAGAACGTGGTGTTTTGATTGTTTCTGCTGCTACTCATAAGCAGAAATCTATGTTCTTCTTCCTTTTGCAGACAGAATATGGGGACATTTTTAAGGTTACACTGGAACATGGAAATGAAGGAGTTACAGAATTAAAGATTAAATATTTTGATACAATTCCTGTTACAGCATCAATGTGTGTGTTGAAGACTGGTTTCCTATTTGCAGCTTCGGAGTTTGGAAATCATGCTTTATATCAGTTTCAGGCTATTGGAGATGACCCTGATGTTGAGTCATCGTCATCTACTTTGATGGAAACTGAAGAAGGTTTCCAGCCAGTGTTTTTCCAGCCTAGAGGGCTTAAGAATCTAGTTAGAATTGACCAAGCTGAGAGCCTGATGCCAATAATGGATATGAAAATTGCTAATCTCTTTGAGGAAGAAACACCTCAGATATTTTCACTCTGTGGGCGTGGTCCTCGTTCTTCTTTGAGGATATTAAGGCCCGGTTTGGCCATCAGTGAGATGGCTGTCTCACAGCTTCCTGGTGTCCCGAGTGCTGTGTGGACGGTGAAAAAGAATGTTAGTGATGCCTTTGATGCGTACATTGTAGTGTCATTTGCCAATGCTACTCTTGTTCTTTCCATTGGTGAAACAGTTGAAGAAGTTAGTGATAGTGGTTTTCTTGATACCACTCCTTCTCTTGCTGTTTCCTTGATTGGTGATGATTCACTAATGCAAGTCCACCCTAATGGTATCAGGCATATAAGGGAAGATGGGCGTATTAATGAGTGGAGAACTCCTGGGAAAAGGACGATTGTTAAGGTTGGCTCAAATGGGCTTCAAGTGGTTATTGCATTGAGTGGAGGGGAGCTTATATACTTTGAGGTGGATATGACTGGGCAATTAATGGAAGTGGAGAAGCATGAAATGTCTGGAGATGTGGCTTGTCTTGACATTGCCCCTGTTCCTGAAGGAAGACAGAGATCCCGTTTTCTTGCAGTGGGTTCATATGATAATACAATTCGTATATTGTCTTTGGATCCTGATGATTGTATGCAGATTCTGAGTGTTCAGAGTGTGTCCTCGCCTCCTGAGTCTCTCCTTTTCCTTGAAGTTAAGGCATCAGTTGGTGGGGAGGATGGTGCTGATCACCCTGCCAATCTTTTCCTTAATGCTGGTTTGCAGAATGGAGTGTTGTTCCGAACGGTAGTAGATATGGTTACAGGGCAGCTCTCTGACTCCCGTTCACGGTTCTTAGGGCTGAGAGCCCCAAAGTTGTTCTCTGTTAAAGTGAGAGGCCGACCTGCAATTCTTTGCTTGTCCAGTCGGCCATGGCTTGGTTATATTCATCAAGGACATTTTCTGCTAACTCCGCTTTCTTATGAGACACTCGAATTTGCTGCCTCATTTTCATCTGATCAGTGTGCTGAAGGTGTTGTTGCTGTTGCTGGGGATGCATTGAGGGTTTTCACCATTGAGCGTCTTGGAGAAACCTTTAATGAGACTGCTATTCCTTTGAGGTATACTCCtaggaggtttgtcatgcaaccAAAGAGGAAATTATTGGTAATTATCGAGAGCGACCAAGGATCATATACTGCAGAAGAGCGTGAAGCTGCGAGAAAGGAGTGCTTTGAGGCTGCTGGAATGGGTGAAAATGGTAATGGTAATGTGAATGAAATGGAAAATGGTGGTGATGACGAGGACAAAGAGGATCCCCTCTCTGATGAGCAGTATGGTTATCCAAAGGCAGAGTCGAACAAGTGGGTTTCTTGCATTAGAATTCTTGATCCGAGGACTGCTACCACAACTTGCCTTCTGGAGCTTCAGGATAGTGAAGCTGCTTTCAGTGTATGCACCGTGAATTTCCATGATAAAGAGTATGGAGCTCTCTTGGCTGTTGGAACTGCCAAGGGCCTGCAGTTTTGGCCCAAAAACAGCTTAGTTGCGGGATTTATTCATATTTATAGGTTTCTTGAAGATGGCAGGTCACTTCAACTTTTGCACAAGACACAAGTGGAAGGTGTTCCTCTTGCTTTATGCCAGTTTCAGGGAAGGTTACTTGCTGGAATAGGATCTGTGCTCCGATTGTATGACTTGGGGAAAAAGAGATTGCTTAGAAAGTGTGAAAATAAGCTTTTCCCTAACACTATTGTCTCTATCCACACTTACCGTGATCGAATATATGTTGGGGACATCCAAGAG TCATTCCATTTTTGCAAGTACAGAAGGGATGAAAATCAACTGTATACTTTTGCTGATGATGTTGTTCCAAGATGGCTTACTGCATCATACCATATAGATTTCGACACCATGGCTGGTGCAGACAAGTTTGGGAATGTCTATTTTGTGCGCCTACCACAAGATGTATCAGATGAGATAGAAGAAGACCCAACCGGTGGAAAGATAAAATGGGAACAGGGAAGGCTCAATGGAGCTCCTAACAAGGTAGAGGAGATTGTTCAGTTCCATATTGGAGATGTGGTAACTTGCTTGCAGAAGGCATCTCTGATACCAGGTGGTGGAGAGTGTGTTCTTTATGGTACAGTAATGGGGAGCTTGGGGGCATTGCTTCCATTCACTTCCCGTGATGATGTTGACTTCTTTTCTCACCTAGAGATGCATATGAGACAGGAGCACCCGCCCTTGTGTGGACGAGATCATATGGCTTATAGATCTGCATATTTCCCTGTCAAG GACGTTATTGATGGGGATTTGTGTGAGCAGTTTCCTACCCTACCTTTGGATTTGCAGAGAAAAATTGCAGACGAGTTGGATCGGACTCCAGGGGAGATATTGAAGAAACTTGAAGAAATCCGAAACAAGATTATCTGA